GGCCCGGGTGCGCGGGCCGTCCACCGTGTACGACAGCCAGGCCGGCACCCCGAGGCCCCGCACGGCCCGCAGCAGGGCCACCGCCTCGTCGGTGTCCGGGACCGTCTCCAGGGCGAGCACGTCGGGCCGGGCGGCGGCCAGCGCCTCCAGCCGGGGCCGGTGGAAGCGCTCCAGCTCGGCGACGCTGAGCCCGTAGCGCCCCCGGTACTCCGAACCGTCCGCGAGCATCGCCCCGTAGGGACCCGCCGACGCGGCCACCCAGAGCGGGCGCGCCACCCCGCGCGCCCGCGCCCGCGCCACCGCGTCCCGCGCCAGAGCGACACCGGACGCCATGAGCGCGCCGGCCCGCTCCCGGCCGAACCCGCGCCGCGCCAGCCCCTCGAAGGTGGCCTGGTAGGTGGCGGTGATCAGCACGTCCGCGCCCGCCTCCAGATAGGCGAGGTGCGCCTCGGTGACCGCCTCGGGCCGCTCCGCCAGCAGCCGGGCCGACCACAGCTCGTCCCCGAGGTCGTGCCCGGCCGCCTCCAACTGGTTGGACATCCCGCCGTCGAGCACCACCGTCCCGGCGGCCAGGGCCTCGGCGAGAGTCCCGGCGGGACCGTCCGAGGCCGCGCCGCCCGTGCCACATGTCATGCCACGACGCTAACCGAGCGCTGCCCCGACCGTCCCGCCGCCCGGATCGCCGGGACCTACGGCTACGACGACTGCGCGACCGGGGCCGTCGACACCTACCTCCTCGACGGCACGCCCCCGGCGCGCGGCACGATCTGCTCCTGACGTGTTCCGGCCGCGCCGAAAACCCGTTTCACCGGCTTCCGGGCGGCTGCCACGATGTCCCGCATGACCTCCAGGATCCGCCATGTGACCATCGACTGCTCCGACCCCTACATCCTGGCCCGCTTCTGGTCCCAGGTGCTGGACCTGCCGCTGCACGACGACGACCACCCGGGCGACCCGGAGGCGCTGATCGAGGGCGCGGGCCTGCTGTTCGTCCGCGTGCCCGACCCCAAGCGGGCCAAGAACCGCGTCCACCTCGACCTCCAGCCCCAGGACCGCACCCGCGACCAGGAGATCGAACGCCTCCTCGCCCTCGGCGCCACCCTGACCGACGACCGCCGCCGCCCGGACGGCCGGGGCTGGGCCGTCCTCACCGACCCCGAGGGCAACGAGTTCTGCGTGGAGCGCTCCGCCGCCGAGACGGCAGGCTGAGCACCGGGGGTGTTCTACGAGGACCTCAGCACGTACGCCTACCTGGACCACGACGCCTTCACGGACAGGGAGTCGGGTTTCCACGCGCTCTGGTACCGGCCGGCGTACGCCCGTCTGAACGTCGGATGGCTGGAGGCGGGCAGGCCGTACCCGACCGGAGCGGTCCCCCCGGGATTCGTGGACAAGCTGAGGGCCGTTCAGGAGATCCAGTGGATGAACGTCTGCCTGGGCGTGCACGAGTGCGACCTGTGCCCGGGGCCCGGAGCCCCGGAGGGGAACGGGGAGATCCGCGTCCCCGGTGGGCCCGGCATCGCCTACGCCGCCCCGTTCCTGATCACGCACTACGTCACCGCTCACCGCTACCGGCCGCCGCGGGTCTTCGTCGACGCCGTCCTCGCGCTCGACCTCGGGCCCTGGACCCGCGCACGATGGCCCGACGTGCCCTTCCCCTGGGTTCCGGACGACGCGGAACGCATGCTGGAGTAGGGCCGGAAAACTCCCGGAACTGCTCGAACTCCCCTGCTAAAGTGCGCCGATGCCCACGGTCAAGAAGGTTCAGATCACGTTCGACTGCGCGGAGCCCGAGCGCGTGGCCCGGTTCTGGTGCGAGGTGCTGGGGTATGTCGTGCCACCGCCGCCGGAGGGGTTCGGGAGCTGGGACGCGTACGGGCGGTCGCTGCCGCCCGAGCGGCAGGGCGCGGGGTTCGTCTGCGGTGACCCCTCGGGCGTGGGGCCGCGGCTGTACTTCCAGCGCGTCCCCGAGGGCAAGGTCGTCAAGAACCGGGTGCACCTCGATGTGCGTGTCGGCACCGGGCTGGCGGGAGCGGAGCGGCTGGCCGCGCTGGAGGCCGAGTGCGAGCGGCTCGTGGCGCTGGGCGCGACCCGTGACCGTGTGCTGCTCGCCGACGAGTACGACGAGTCGTGCATCCTGATGCGGGACATCGAGGGCAACGAGTTCTGCCTCGACTGAGCGCCCCGGCGGGGCGGCCGGCCGGGGTCACAGGGTGCGGCGCATGCAGAGCCGCGGCCACCGGTCCAGGCCGAGGGCGGCCTCGTGGGCGCGGATCTCGCGCAGCCCGGGGGTGAGCGCGCTGTCGGCCAGGGGCGCGAAGCCGCAGCGCGCGTAGTAGGGGGCGTTCCACGGCACCTCGGCGAAGGTGGTGAGGGTGAGGGCGGTCGCGCCCTCGGCCCTGGCACGGTCCGCCAGGTGCTCCAGCAGCGACCGGCCGATGCCGCGGCGGGCGTGCGCCGGGTGCACCGAGACCTGTTCGACGTGCAGGGCGCCGTCCACGCGGTCGGCGATCAGATAGGCGACCGGGGCGTCGGCTTCGTCGGTCGCCACCCAGGCGAGACCGGCCTCCTGGTGGCGGGCCAGCTCGTCGAGCGCGGGCGGCTCGTCCGCCGCGATCTCCGGCATGCCGACGTCCGCGAAGCACAGCCCCGCGGCCCTCTCGATGTCCTGGAGCAGGGGCAGTTCGGCGGTGCGTACGGCTCGGATGCGCATGGACGTATTGTCCATGGTCGTCCCCGGCGGGCCGGACAGGGGGCGCGCGGCACCTCAGCCGCGCCCGGCCTCCGGGCGGGCCGGGGCCCGGTCGAACACGGCGGTGAGCCGGTCCGCGAAGTCCTCCGGGTGTTCGAGCGCGCCGAGATGGCCGCCG
The sequence above is drawn from the Streptomyces sp. SAT1 genome and encodes:
- the mmuM gene encoding homocysteine S-methyltransferase — encoded protein: MTCGTGGAASDGPAGTLAEALAAGTVVLDGGMSNQLEAAGHDLGDELWSARLLAERPEAVTEAHLAYLEAGADVLITATYQATFEGLARRGFGRERAGALMASGVALARDAVARARARGVARPLWVAASAGPYGAMLADGSEYRGRYGLSVAELERFHRPRLEALAAARPDVLALETVPDTDEAVALLRAVRGLGVPAWLSYTVDGPRTRAGQPLEEAFGAVADADEVIAAGVNCCAPEDVADAVAVAARVTGKPVVAYPNSGESWDATARSWTGRSTFTPALVHRWRASGARLIGGCCRVGPPVIGRIARSLGTG
- a CDS encoding VOC family protein, yielding MTSRIRHVTIDCSDPYILARFWSQVLDLPLHDDDHPGDPEALIEGAGLLFVRVPDPKRAKNRVHLDLQPQDRTRDQEIERLLALGATLTDDRRRPDGRGWAVLTDPEGNEFCVERSAAETAG
- a CDS encoding DUF7919 family protein produces the protein MFYEDLSTYAYLDHDAFTDRESGFHALWYRPAYARLNVGWLEAGRPYPTGAVPPGFVDKLRAVQEIQWMNVCLGVHECDLCPGPGAPEGNGEIRVPGGPGIAYAAPFLITHYVTAHRYRPPRVFVDAVLALDLGPWTRARWPDVPFPWVPDDAERMLE
- a CDS encoding VOC family protein, translated to MPTVKKVQITFDCAEPERVARFWCEVLGYVVPPPPEGFGSWDAYGRSLPPERQGAGFVCGDPSGVGPRLYFQRVPEGKVVKNRVHLDVRVGTGLAGAERLAALEAECERLVALGATRDRVLLADEYDESCILMRDIEGNEFCLD
- a CDS encoding GNAT family N-acetyltransferase is translated as MRIRAVRTAELPLLQDIERAAGLCFADVGMPEIAADEPPALDELARHQEAGLAWVATDEADAPVAYLIADRVDGALHVEQVSVHPAHARRGIGRSLLEHLADRARAEGATALTLTTFAEVPWNAPYYARCGFAPLADSALTPGLREIRAHEAALGLDRWPRLCMRRTL